Part of the Flavobacteriales bacterium genome is shown below.
ATACGATTTATCCCCGATTTCGAACTCCCATATATCTTTAGCATTAGTAGACATAACTAATCCGATGTTCTCAATTTGATCACTTAATCCAATTAATTTGTTAAGTAATATTTTAGCATATAATGCGCCGGAAGCACCACCAACTGCAATAACTATTTTCTTCTTTTTCATAGTTTAATTGAAGTGAAATTTAAAAAATGCCATTAATGCTGTATTGTATTGTCCTCTATTGAGTTTCCATATTCCTCCAGATGGATGTTTTCGGACAGTTAGTACTGAGTGAGAACCTCGGATTGAAAACGAGAATTTATCAGAAAATCTTTTGGTAGCTCCCACCATAATTCCCGTCTCTGTCTTATTAAAATCACCATAGCTAACAATTATTGCCTCCTCTTCTTCTTGGCCAAGAAGTATCCCAATTGAAGGACCAATTTCTAGAGTTATAGATAATGTATCCAAAGTATATTGAAATAAAATGGGAATCTCGATGTAGGCTAATCGAAGTCTATATTCCTCTCTGATGATTCGTCCTTTTGAATCTCTAACAAATCGTTTACTTCCTTTAGGTGCTAATGTTATTGCAAACTCACCAGAATAAGGTCCTCTGAAATGACGTTTTACGAATAACCCTCCGGTTGCTCCGAAACGATAGTAACCACCTGACGCATCACCCGAAATCTGACTAGTAATCAAACCTCCTTGGAATCCTGCTTCAAAGTCTTGTGCCCTGGAAGAGTTGAATAAACCCAAGAGTGAAAAGAGAAGAATTACCTTTTTCATTAATTTTCTTTCAATAATAACTGATCAACCAAAGCGGGTAACCCTGTACCTGCTTGTTCTCTAATAATTTCTAGTTTCTCTATTTGCATTATATTTTCTGCTTTAGGATCTATGAAATATTTTGAAGACTCCGTTGGTGCAAAGTTAATGATTCCTGAAGCTGGATATACATTTAGTGATGTACCCACAATAATCAATATGTCAGCAAGAGAACACATCTCATGTGCTATGGGGATGTTAGGTACCATTTCACCAAACCATACAATATGAGGTCTCAATTGAGATCCTTTTTCGCACTCTTCTCCAGCAAGAATAGAGTTACCTTCTATTTCATATACCAAGGAGTCATCTACTGAACTTCGAGATTTAGTTATTTCACCGTGCAAATGGAGTATGTTATTTGAACCGGCTCTTTCATGTAGGTTGTCGATATTTTGAGTGATTATTTGCACATCAAACTTTTCTTCAAGCTTTACAAGTGCTAAATGGCCTGCATTAGGTTTAACTTCATTTACTTGCTTTCTTCTCGCATTATAAAAATTAAGAACTAATTCAAAATCGTTGCTCCATCCCTCTGGGGAGGCAACTTCCATAACATCATGGTTTTCCCAAAGCCCATCGGAATCTCTAAATGTCTGAATTCCACTTTCTACACTTATTCCAGCCCCAGTAAAGACGATTATTTTTCTCATAGCAAAAAATGAAAATAAAAACAACCTAAAGCGCTAACCTGCTGTTAGATAGGCAGTGTTATGGTAGTCCTGTTTTAGGGCTATTTTTTTATACTTTTATCTTATATATAAAACTATGGAAAAATTCAATAAACAAGATGCCCTCGATTATCACTCTATGGGTAAAAAAGGAAAGATTGAAGTTGTTCCTACCAAGCCATATAGCTCTCAGCGCGACCTTTCTTTAGCCTATTCTCCAGGAGTGGCTCATCCATGCTTGGAGATTGCAGATAATGTTAATGACGTGTATAAATACACGGCGAAAGGAAATCTTGTTGGTGTTATTTCTAACGGTACTGCAGTTTTAGGATTGGGTAATATAGGCCCGGAGGCTTCCAAACCTGTTATGGAAGGAAAAGGATTATTGTTTAAAATCTTTGCAGATATTGATGTTTTTGATATTGAAGTTGACGCTTCTGATGTTGATTTATTTGTGAATACTGTTAAAGCTATTGCACCGACTTTTGGAGGTATAAATTTAGAAGATATCAAGGCTCCAGAATGTTTCGAAATTGAAGAAAGATTAAAAGCAGAGCT
Proteins encoded:
- a CDS encoding 3-octaprenyl-4-hydroxybenzoate carboxy-lyase — protein: MKKKKIVIAVGGASGALYAKILLNKLIGLSDQIENIGLVMSTNAKDIWEFEIGDKSY
- a CDS encoding PorT family protein; this encodes MKKVILLFSLLGLFNSSRAQDFEAGFQGGLITSQISGDASGGYYRFGATGGLFVKRHFRGPYSGEFAITLAPKGSKRFVRDSKGRIIREEYRLRLAYIEIPILFQYTLDTLSITLEIGPSIGILLGQEEEEAIIVSYGDFNKTETGIMVGATKRFSDKFSFSIRGSHSVLTVRKHPSGGIWKLNRGQYNTALMAFFKFHFN
- a CDS encoding NAD-dependent deacylase; protein product: MRKIIVFTGAGISVESGIQTFRDSDGLWENHDVMEVASPEGWSNDFELVLNFYNARRKQVNEVKPNAGHLALVKLEEKFDVQIITQNIDNLHERAGSNNILHLHGEITKSRSSVDDSLVYEIEGNSILAGEECEKGSQLRPHIVWFGEMVPNIPIAHEMCSLADILIIVGTSLNVYPASGIINFAPTESSKYFIDPKAENIMQIEKLEIIREQAGTGLPALVDQLLLKEN
- a CDS encoding NADP-dependent malic enzyme (NADP-dependent; catalyzes the oxidative decarboxylation of malate to form pyruvate; decarboxylates oxaloacetate), which gives rise to MEKFNKQDALDYHSMGKKGKIEVVPTKPYSSQRDLSLAYSPGVAHPCLEIADNVNDVYKYTAKGNLVGVISNGTAVLGLGNIGPEASKPVMEGKGLLFKIFADIDVFDIEVDASDVDLFVNTVKAIAPTFGGINLEDIKAPECFEIEERLKAELSIPVMHDDQHGTAIISSAAMLNAVELAGKKIEEIKLVVSGAG